The Geothrix sp. DNA segment CTTCGGCGATCTGGAGGATCCCGCCAGCCGCATCCACGAGCTGCTTTCCACGCGGCGGCACCACGTCAAAGAACCCCAGACGGGCAATGGCCCCCAGCTCTACTACCTGGTTTAGGAGACTGTGATGCACGAATTCAACTGGGGTCTCCTCATCGTGGTGTACCTGTTCCTTGGCGGCCTGTCCGCGGGCCTCTTCTTCGCCGCGGGCCTCGCCAACTACCTGGAAGTGGACGGCCAGCCGGCCCACCCCCGCATCGCCCGCATGGGCGCCCTCCTGGCGCCCTGGCCCGTGGCCCTGGGCTCGGGCCTGCTCATCCTCGACCTGGGCCACTGGTACCGCTTCTACAAGCTGTTCACCCACTTCCGGTGGGAGAGCCCCATGTCCATCGGGTCGTACCTTCTGACCCTCTTCACCCTCATCGCCTTCGCGTACGCCTACGCTTGGCTGCCCGAGGACTGGCGGCAGCAGCTCTTCGCCAAGGTGCCCGCCGCCTGGACACAGGTCCACCGCCTAAACGTGGATATTTCGGCCCATCGCAAGACCATCGCCATGGTGGGCTTCCCCTTCTCCATCGGCGTGGGCATCTACACCGGCGTGCTGCTGGGCGCCGTCTCGGCCCGCCCCTTCTGGAACACCAACCTGGTGGCCCAGATGTTCCTGTTTTCGGCCCTCTCCAGCGGCACGGCGGCCCTGCTGCTGGCCCTGGTGCTGGACAAGCGGAACCCCGTGGAGCAGCGCGACCTGAAGTTCCTGGTCTGGCTGGACGTCATCTTCATCTCGCTGGAGCTCTTCATCATCCTGCCCTACCTGATCCACGGGCAGCTCTCCGTGCTGGCGGTTAAGCAGGCGCTCTGGCTGATCCTGGGCGGCCCCTACACCTTCGTCTTCTGGGTCTGCTTCCTGGGCTTCGGGCTGCTGGTCCCCCTGGGCATCGAGGTCTATGAGCTGGCCCCCAGCCTCCTCAAGGGGCGGCCCTTCCACGGGAACCGGAACCTCGCCCTGACGGCCGCCGGACTGGTGCTCTTCGGCGGGTTCCTCCTGCGCTACATCTTCGTCTACGCTGGTCAGCTGAGCAGCTTCCACAAGATGGGAATGCTGCGCTGAAAGGACCGACATGACGCTCGCGCTGCTGGCTGACCTCGCCCAGATCCTTGCAGAGGCCTTCCTGGAGCCCGATGCAGACCTGAAGGAAGTCCTGGAAGACCTGCTGAACGGCGGCCCCAGCCCCGCCCTGGCCGAGCCCCTGGCCCGGATGGCGACACACACACTCGTCCTCCAGGAGCAGTCCGTGGAGTACACCCGCCTCTTCCTCCAGGCCAGGGACACAGACGTCGTCCACCTCTTCGAGTCCGTGCAGGCCCGGGGCCACCAGATGGCGCCGGAGGTGCTCGGGCCCCTCCAGGGCATCTATGACGAGGCCGACATCAGCGTCCAGGAGGACCTGGCCGTACCGCCCGATCACCTGGGACTGGAACTGGCCTGTCTCAGCCACCTGCTGGCCCAGGTCATCGAGGGCGACCTGGCCGAGCGGCAGCGCTTCGTGGAGCTGGCCCGGCGCCTGCTCCGGGACCACCTCTCGCCCCTCGTGAAGGTCGTGGCCGGGCAGCTCCCGCAGGTGTCCGCCCACGCCTACTACCAGGCGGCCGCCGACCTGGCCTCCGCCCTGTTGCCCGCAACGGAGAAGGCGCTCGCAGAAATCTAGCCAACCCCCTGCTGGACAAAGGCTTGTCCCGCGTCCAGCATGGATCCATGCGCGCCCCCACAACCATCCTCCTGGTGGATGACGAGCCGGGAATCCGGCGGTCCCTGGGCGAAGCCCTGAAGGACGAGGGCTACCACGTGGTGAAGGCCGAGCGGGGCGAGCAGGCCATCGACCTGCTCCACAACCCCGATGGCGAGAGCCTCCAGCTCATGCTGCTGGACGTCTGGCTGCCGGGCCAGGATGGCCTGGAGACCCTGAAGCAGGCCAAACAGGTCCGGCCCGACCTGCCGGTGGTCATGATCTCGGGCCACGCCAGCATCGACACGGCCATGCAGGCCACCAAGCTAGGCGCCTTCGACTTCCTGGAGAAGCCCATCGACCTGGACCGCCTGCTCCTGGTGGTGGGCAATGCCCTGCGCCAGTCCAAGCTGGAGCAGGAAAACCAGCGTCTCCTGGCCGAGGTGGAAGGCGGCCGCTTCTTCCTGGCGGACAGCCCCGCCATGAAGCGCCTCATGGCCGATGTGGCCCTGGTGGCCCCCACCGAGGGCCGGGTGCTGCTCACGGGCGAGAACGGCAGCGGCAAGGAGGAGGTGGCCCGCCTCATCCACCTGCAGAGCCCCCGCAAGGACGCCCCCTTCGTCGAGGTGAACTGCGCGGCCATCCCCGAGGAGCTCATCGAGAGCGAGCTCTTCGGCCACCAGAAGGGCGCCTTCACGGGCGCCGTGCGCGACCAGAAGGGCAAGTTCCGCGAGGCGGACGGCGGCACGCTGTTCCTCGATGAGGTCGGCGACATGTCGCTGAAGACCCAGGCCAAGGTGCTGCGCGCCCTCCAGGAGGGCCGCGTCGAGCCCGTGGGCGGGGGCGGCGCCGTGGGCGTGGACGTGCGCGTCATCGCCGCCACCAACAAGGACCTGGCCGGGGAGATCACCCGGGGCCGCTTCCGGGAGGACCTCTACTTCCGCCTGGCCGTGGTGCCCCTGCGCATCCCCGCCCTGCGGGAGCGCCCCGAGGACATCCTGCCCCTGGCCGAGGCCTTCATCAGCCGCATCGGCCGCCAGTACGGCCGCCCGCCCCGGCACCTGGGCCCCGAGGCCAAGGACACGCTGCTGCGCCACGACTGGCCCGGCAACGTGCGCGAGCTGAAGAACCTCATGGAGCGCGCCGTCATCCTGGGCCGCGGCAGCGAGATCGGCCCCCGCGACCTGGGCCCCCTGGCCGCCCGCCACCTCGCCGAGCAGGATCCCTTCTCCTTCCCCGAGTTCGCCAGCCTGAAAGAGGCCAAGGACTGGTTCGAGACCCAGTACCTCCAGCGCGAGCTGCGCCTCCAGAACGGCAACATGACCCGCGTCGCCGAGCGCGTGGGCATGGACCGCTCCAACCTCTACAAGCGCCTCAAGGCCCTGGGCATCGAGCCCAGGGAGAACTAGGCAGGCCGCGGGTGAGCGACAAGAAGTGGTTCAAGATTGGCGAGGCCGCCCAGATGGTGGGCGTCGGCCCCAAGGACCTGCGCTACTGGGAAGACGTCATCCCCGACATCAAGCCGCGGCGCAGCAAGGGCAACCTCCGCTACTACCACGTGGACGAGCTGCCCCGCCTCAAGCGCATCAAGGCCTGGCTGGGTGAAGGCCTCACCGTGGCCGATTGCGCCGAGCTGCTGGCCCACGGCCACCTCGTCCAGCGCCTCGACCTGGGCCTGGAAGCCGACGAGCTCCCCGCGGCCCCCGTGCAGAAGCCCAAGGCCGCCTTCCCGCGGCTCCTCCGCACCAGCACCGACCTCCAGCCCGTCATCAAGTCCGTGCGGGCCCTGTTCGAAAGGCTCTCCGCGCCACCCAAACCTTGACCTCCGCCCCCACCCGGTCTAGAGTCAATAGTTCACGGCGCGTGGCGCAGCCTGGTAGCGCACTACCTTGGGGTGGTAGGGGTCGGAGGTTCGAATCCTCTCGCGCCGACCAAAACACCAGAAGGGGCCCTCACAGAGGGCCCTTTCTGGTGTTTTGACCCGTCATACCGAGAGGATTCGAACCTCCGAATGGGATTCCGGAGACGCGACTGAATGTCGCGTCGGAGGAAGACCGGCGGCTGGCGCAGCCAGACGCGTTCGAATCCGTGCCCTGGTGTGGCGGCGCCAAATACGGAGAACGAACCACTCAATCCAGTGAAGGGCCCCTCACAGAGGGCCCCTTCTGATGTTTTGACCCATCGTTTCGAGAGGATTCGAACCTCAGGCCGGGAGTGCCCGGTTCGGCAGGATCATCAGTGGTGCGGGCCTTGGTGCGCGCCACCGGTGCCCCGCGTAGCCCCCTCTTCCCAAAGGCGATCCCATGGTTTTTTAAAGGACCGCCCGGTCCCCCGGGGGTATCCTTCCGGTCAACCACCATGATCGACGTCGTTCAAGCCACTTTCCCGGACTGGAAGCGCTTTGCCGCCTTGCCCCGGCGCCTCTACGACGGGGATGCGGCGTTCTCCCCGGTGCCCGATCCGGAATTGCGGGCGTGGTTCGCGGGGTCGCACCCCTGCTCGCCGTTCCTGCGCTTCCAGGCCTTCCTGGCCCGCCGCGGCGGGCGGACGGTCGGACGCTGCGCCGCCTTCATCAATGCACGACTCCCCGTGGATGGCGCCCCCCTCGGCACCCTCGGCCTCTACGAGTGCGAAGCGGACGACGCCGCGGCCGCGGCCCTCCTCGCCGGGGCCCAGGACTGGCTGCGGGAGCAGGGCTGCGCAATGGCCTGGGGCCCCATGAACGGCTCCATCTGGACCGGCTACCGCTTCCTGACTTCGGGCTCCGGTCACTCCACCTTCCACGGGGAACCCGCCCACAAGCCCTGGTACCCGGGCCAGTTCAGCGCCGCCGGCTTCAAGCCCATCCGGCGGTGGCACAGCCTCTTCCTCCCCCCTGCCGAGGCGCGACTGCTCCGGGACGATCAGGTCAGGCTCGCTGCCTCGGCCCGGGCCCGGGGCTTTCGCATCCGCCACCCGGACCCGGCACGGGTCGATGCAGAGCTGGCCTCCATCCACGCCATCATCGAGGACTCGTACACAAGTTTCCTGGGCTTCAGCTCCCTGGCCCCCGGAGAGTTCAGCGATCTGTACCGGGGCCTCACGGCCGTCTGGAACCCGGAGCTCATCCAGATCGCCGTGGATCCCCAGGGCCGGGACGTGGGCTTCAACATCGTCCTCCCGGATCCCGGGCGGGGCCTCCGCGCCATGCGGGGACGTTCCTCCCTCCTGGCCAGGCTGCGGTACCTCCTGGCGCGGGAGGCGAATCCCGCCCACGTCGACCTCTACCTGGGGATCCGGCGGGAGGCGGGCCACCTGGGCGTGGGTTCCCTGCTCACCCACGCCGCCTGCCACAACGCCATCGAAGCGGAGGTTCCCTTCATCATCGCCCTGGTCGCCGAGGAGACGTCCTTCGCCTCGGTCGAAGCCCGCTTTCCCCACGTGGAGCGCCACGAGTACCACCTCTACGCCCGGAGCCTGGTCCCATGAGCGCGGAGACGACCCTTCCCTACTTCGACCGCCACCGGAAGGCCATGGCCGAGGAGCGGGTGTTCGAAGCGTCCGCCATGGCCTTCCTCTACGGCAGCGCGCTGGGCCGCCTCCTCACGGAGCTCATCCTCAAGCGCCGGGCCTTTTCGCGCTGGTACGCCTGGCGGTGGAACCGGCCCGCCAGCCGCCGACAGATCCGCCCCTTCATCGAGCGGTACGGGATCGATGCGGAGGAATTCGAGTCGCCGGTGGAGGCGTTCATGTCCTTCAACGACTTCTTCACCCGCCGCCTGAAGCCCGAGTGCCGCCCCATCGCCCCCGGGAAAGCCACCCTCATCGCGCCGGCGGATGCGAAGCTGCTGGCGCACCCCTGTGCCCAGGGCCGGGCCTACCCGGTCAAGGGACGCGCCTTCAGCCTCGCCGCCCTGACGGGACATGGCCTGGACACCGCCGCCTGGGAAGGCGGGACCCTCCTCGTGTTCCGGCTCAGCCCGGCGGACGCGCATCGCTTCGTGTACTTCGATTCCGGGACGCATGGCCCCGTGCACCGCGTACCCGGCTTCTTCCACTCGGTATCCCCCATCTCGCTGGCGGCCGGCTCCGATGTCTTCGGGGGCAATGAGCGGGAGTGGACGGTGCTGGAGACCGACCATTTCGGGCAGGTCATCCAGGTCGAGGTGGCGGCCCTCACGGTGAATGGCATCGTCCAGAACCATCCTGCGGGAACTGCCTTCCGGCGCGGGGAGGAGAAGGGCCACTTCGCGTACGGATCGACCCTCGTGCTCGTCTTCCAGCCGGGCCGCCTCCGGCTGGACGAGGACATCCTGGCCCACTCCGCGACGGGACTCGAATCCGGTGTCCGCTGCGGCAGCGCCCTCGGCTCAGCGGGAGGCACCCCATGACGGCAGCCACCCTGGCGAGGCTCCTCTACCTCATGGCCCCCATCATCCTGGCGGGCATCTGCAACATGGCCTACGTGAAGCTGCCCCTCCACGGCCGCCTCCGCGTGCCCATGGATGGCGGCCGGCGCTGGCGCGATGGGGCCCGGATCTTCGGCGACAACAAGACCTGGAAGGGCTTCCTGGGCATGATCGCCTTCGCCTCCGTCTGGTTCTCGCTCCAGGCCGCCCTGGACGCCACCCTCCCCGGGGCGCGGGCCCTGTCCCTGGTGCCCTTCGCATCCTTCCCACCCCGGCTCGTGCCCGTGCTCGGGGCGCTCTGGGGCCTGGGCTACGTCCTGGCCGAGCTCCCGAACAGCTTCATGAA contains these protein-coding regions:
- the nrfD gene encoding NrfD/PsrC family molybdoenzyme membrane anchor subunit codes for the protein MHEFNWGLLIVVYLFLGGLSAGLFFAAGLANYLEVDGQPAHPRIARMGALLAPWPVALGSGLLILDLGHWYRFYKLFTHFRWESPMSIGSYLLTLFTLIAFAYAYAWLPEDWRQQLFAKVPAAWTQVHRLNVDISAHRKTIAMVGFPFSIGVGIYTGVLLGAVSARPFWNTNLVAQMFLFSALSSGTAALLLALVLDKRNPVEQRDLKFLVWLDVIFISLELFIILPYLIHGQLSVLAVKQALWLILGGPYTFVFWVCFLGFGLLVPLGIEVYELAPSLLKGRPFHGNRNLALTAAGLVLFGGFLLRYIFVYAGQLSSFHKMGMLR
- a CDS encoding molecular chaperone TorD family protein codes for the protein MTLALLADLAQILAEAFLEPDADLKEVLEDLLNGGPSPALAEPLARMATHTLVLQEQSVEYTRLFLQARDTDVVHLFESVQARGHQMAPEVLGPLQGIYDEADISVQEDLAVPPDHLGLELACLSHLLAQVIEGDLAERQRFVELARRLLRDHLSPLVKVVAGQLPQVSAHAYYQAAADLASALLPATEKALAEI
- a CDS encoding sigma-54-dependent transcriptional regulator, translated to MRAPTTILLVDDEPGIRRSLGEALKDEGYHVVKAERGEQAIDLLHNPDGESLQLMLLDVWLPGQDGLETLKQAKQVRPDLPVVMISGHASIDTAMQATKLGAFDFLEKPIDLDRLLLVVGNALRQSKLEQENQRLLAEVEGGRFFLADSPAMKRLMADVALVAPTEGRVLLTGENGSGKEEVARLIHLQSPRKDAPFVEVNCAAIPEELIESELFGHQKGAFTGAVRDQKGKFREADGGTLFLDEVGDMSLKTQAKVLRALQEGRVEPVGGGGAVGVDVRVIAATNKDLAGEITRGRFREDLYFRLAVVPLRIPALRERPEDILPLAEAFISRIGRQYGRPPRHLGPEAKDTLLRHDWPGNVRELKNLMERAVILGRGSEIGPRDLGPLAARHLAEQDPFSFPEFASLKEAKDWFETQYLQRELRLQNGNMTRVAERVGMDRSNLYKRLKALGIEPREN
- a CDS encoding helix-turn-helix domain-containing protein, with product MSDKKWFKIGEAAQMVGVGPKDLRYWEDVIPDIKPRRSKGNLRYYHVDELPRLKRIKAWLGEGLTVADCAELLAHGHLVQRLDLGLEADELPAAPVQKPKAAFPRLLRTSTDLQPVIKSVRALFERLSAPPKP
- a CDS encoding phosphatidylserine decarboxylase translates to MSAETTLPYFDRHRKAMAEERVFEASAMAFLYGSALGRLLTELILKRRAFSRWYAWRWNRPASRRQIRPFIERYGIDAEEFESPVEAFMSFNDFFTRRLKPECRPIAPGKATLIAPADAKLLAHPCAQGRAYPVKGRAFSLAALTGHGLDTAAWEGGTLLVFRLSPADAHRFVYFDSGTHGPVHRVPGFFHSVSPISLAAGSDVFGGNEREWTVLETDHFGQVIQVEVAALTVNGIVQNHPAGTAFRRGEEKGHFAYGSTLVLVFQPGRLRLDEDILAHSATGLESGVRCGSALGSAGGTP
- a CDS encoding CDP-archaeol synthase, which produces MTAATLARLLYLMAPIILAGICNMAYVKLPLHGRLRVPMDGGRRWRDGARIFGDNKTWKGFLGMIAFASVWFSLQAALDATLPGARALSLVPFASFPPRLVPVLGALWGLGYVLAELPNSFMKRRLGVRPGANVPGLRGALFLLIDQGDSVLGCLVALRLFYPYGWRTGLLLLLIGTGVHLAVNAVLYLVGLRKQAA